Within Roseibium sp. HPY-6, the genomic segment CACGATAGGCATTCTCGGAGGCGGTCAACTTGGCAGGATGCTCGCACAGTCGGCGGCGAGCCTGGGCCTGAAAACACACATTTTCTGCCCTGATCCAAACAGTCCGGCCTTCGACGTCAGCGCAAGTTACACCGTTGCGCCATATGATGACATCGACGCGCTCAACCGCTTTGCCAACACGGTTTCGGTCGTCACGTATGAATTCGAGAATGTGCCCGGCCCGACAGCTGCGCATCTCGATGAACGGGTGCCGGTGCGCCCGGGCGTGCGTGCGCTGGAAGTTTCGCAGGACAGGCTCTTTGAGAAAGAGTTCCTGTCGGGTGCCGGTGTGGCCATTGCCGGATATGCGGAAGTCAACTCGCAGGAAGATCTTGAAAACGCGGTTGAGGGATTTGGCGGGGCTGGCGTCTTGAAGACCAGACGCTTCGGATATGACGGCAAGGGCCAACTCATGATCCGCGACAATGAAACGGTGCCTGGAGCCTACGAGGCCATTGGTGCTGTTCCAGCCGTTCTGGAGGAGTTGGTCCCATTTGAATGCGAGGTTTCGGTCATCGTTGCACGGACCCTCGACGGGACGGTTCGCAGCTACGACGTCGCCCGCAACCACCATGAAAATCATATATTAAAATCCTCAACAGTGCCTGCGGGCGTCAGCCCCGAAACCGTTGAAACGGCATGCCGCATGGCCGAGCAGATCGTTGCCGGCCTTGAGTACGTCGGAGTCATGGGCGTCGAGATGTTTCTGGTGCGCGATGAGACAGGCGAAAGGTTGCTGGTCAACGAGGTCGCGCCACGTGTTCACAATTCCGGACACTGGACACAGGATGCCTGCCTGACATCGCAGTTCGACCAGCATATTCGCGCCGTCGCAGGCTGGTCCCTCGGCTCATCGGACCGCCATTCTGACGTTGTGATGGAAAACCTTATCGGATTTGACGTCGACGCCTGGAGCGACGTTCTGAACGACCCGGCAGCGCAGCTCCACCTTTACGGAAAGGCCGAAACGCGAGAGGGCCGAAAGATGGGGCACGTCAACAGAATTGGTCCGAAGTCCGGTTAAGCGCCACCCTGGCGTCAGCCTCTGACCAGTCCGAGTTCCTCGCGGCGTGCAAATCGAAAATTGGCGAGAAGTGCGACGCATGCCAGTCCACCAGCCAATCCGATCCACACGCCGACACCGCCCCACCCGGCCAGAAATCCCAGTCCGAGCGACAGGCTGAGACCGACGATCCAATAGCCAAACAGGGCATAGAAAAGTGGTATGGTGGTATCGCCAAGTCCACGCAGATTGTTCACGCCGATAATCTGTCCGCCGTCCGCGAGCTGAAACAGCGCCGCAACCAGCAGGAATGAGACACCATAGGCGAGCACGTCACTCGCTTCCGGATCGTTGAGGTCGAGATAAAGCCCCACAAGCGTTTCCGGAATTGTCCAGAACAGCACGGCGAAGCAGCCCATGAAAAACGTGGTCACGCCGAGTGACGTCCACCCTGCCCGGCCGATACCCTCATGATCTCCGCGTCCTGCGGCAAGACTGACCCGGGTCATCGCGGCCATTGACAGGCCCACGGGAACCATGAAGGTGAGTGAGGCGATCTGGAGCGCGATACCATGGGCTGCCAGTGGGATCGTGCCAAGCCAACCGATCATGATGGCCGAAGCCGTGAACAGCGACCCTTCGGCAACGATTGTCAGGCCGATCGGCGTTCCAAGGCGCACAATTTGAAAAAAGACTGGCCAATCGGATCGCCAGATACGCCCAAGCAGATTGTAGCGGCGCAGTTTCGGGTGCAGCAGCGAATAGGCAAGCAGGAACAGGAACGTCGTCGATGCACTGAAGACCGAGGCGATGCCGGCGCCGACAAGTTCCAGGCGCGGAAATCCGAAATGGCCGAATATAAGCACATAATCCAGAATTGCGTTCACGACTGCGCCGGCAATCGTTGCCCAAAGGACCACCTGCGTGCGTTCCATAACGGTCAGAAAGCCCCGGATGGCCATGATCAGCAACGCAGGCAGCATGGTCCACTGGAGGACGCGCATGTAAAGCCCCGCAAGCTGCGCCAGCTCAGGTTCCTGCCCAAGCCTTAGCAGAATCGATTCGGTGAAAAAGAGAACAACCCAGACGGGGATACTGAACAGCACCGAAACCCAGAAACCCATTCGTACGGCCCGGCGAAGGTCGCGCGGCCTGCGTTGACCACGTGCGCGCGCTGCCAGAGGTATGACGGCCTGCAGCACGCCCATGCCGAAGAACCACAACAGCATGTAGAAATTGAACGCCAGCACGGAGGCTGCGAGTTCCACCGCACCAAGGCGCCCGATCATCAGGACATCGGTTGTGTTGATCGCCATTTGCGCCAGTTGCGCCCCGGCCAGCGGCATTCCGAGCGACAGCGTCGGTAGAATATCGCTTTGCCACAAAGTCGCGCTTTTGGACGACTCGGGATCCCGTGACGCAGGGTGCGCCATTGCTTCCTCCAACAATCGGGGCTATGAACCGCCTTCTTGAACGAGGCATTTGGGTTCTGGTGAGAAACTCACCTCTAGTCCTGAAAGCGCATTCTGTCCATGGTTGTCATGCCGTGGTTCCATACCGCACGCGGGAATTTGGCCGCAATATTTGCGAATGACTGTGGACACACGCGTGTCCCTCTGGTATTAACCCGCCTCATGTGAGCGACGCGTCAGCGGCGATCAGGCTTCTGTACACAAGTGAATGCATCGCAGCCATTTGCTGCAATGGTACATCGCGGCGTGGTGACAGAACGATCGATTGGAGAGCTGGCAAAGCGTCTTTAATCAAGGTCCAATTTGTCTGCGGTTGTCCGCAGGGCATCGAGAACAGGAAAAAACGCGTGCAGGTTTTGGTTCGCGACAACAATGTCGATCAGGCGCTCAAGGCGCTGAAGAAAAAGATGCAGCGCGAAGGCATCTTCCGTGAAATGAAACTTCGCGGCCACTTTGAAAAGCCGTCAGAAAAAAAGGCGCGCGAAAAGGCTGAAGCCGTCCGCCGCGCACGCAAGCTGGCTCGCAAGCGGGCACAGCGCGAAGGTCTTCTTCCGGGCAAGTCTGCTCGCCGCTAAAGCGGCTGGAGTACGCCCGGCGGTTTGAACCGTCCTTATCAAGAAAATCTGCCGTGAGGCCGACCGAAATACGGTCGGCTTTTTGGCGTTTTCAAAAAGAATCTTCTGGACGTAAGTAAGCATAAATAAGCGCAGCCACATTACCGCCCTATTGGAGGCTGATGTACGGCATGTTCAAACGCTAGACTGTAAGAAAGCAAATGTGCCGCATGCGCAAATTTCTGCCTCACGCGACTGTTTTCAGCCTTGCCGCACTACTCGCTGCGTGCAACACGTCTGGCGTTTATGATGACGTCCCGGTCAACAGGTCTGCCGGTTCATCCACGAACATTGCTTCGCTCACCGCCGTGATCGATTCGAATCCGTCCGATGCGACTGCCTATAGCACGCGCGGCATTGCCTATGGCCAGGCCGGCAAACTTGACCAGTCGATTGAAGATTTCAACCGGGCGATCCAGCTCAATCCACAGTCCTACCAGACCTATGCGAACCGGGCGCTGGTGCTGCGCCGGCAAGGCAAGACCGACCTTGCCGTTTCGGACTACACGCGCGCGATCAACATCAAGCCGGATTACGACGTCGCCTATGTTGGTCGTGGCAATATTTATCGCCAGCAGGGCAACTACAACGCTGCGCTGGCCGATTTTAACTCCGTTATCGCCCGTGACAGCAGTGATGCCCGCGCATTCTACAATCGTGGTCTGATTTATCAGGCGCAAAAGCAGGACAATCTCGCGATCGAGGACTTTGCAACTGCGATCGGCCTCAACCCGAAAGCCAGCGCACCATATATCGCCCGCGGCATCTCCTACCTCGCGATCAACGATCCGGACGCCGCGTTCGAGGATTTGTCCATGGCGGTTAACCTGGACCGGGAATCATCCGTTGCCTGGGCAAATCGCGGGCTCGCACTCGAATTGCTCGGCAAACCGCAGGACGCTCGCCGCAATTATTCCCGCGCAATGTCACTGGACAATTCCAACAAGATCGCGCGTGAAGGTCTCGGCCGGGTCGGTCAGGGCTAACGATCACTGCAAGCACAAACCGCGTGCCCTCTGATCTGAATCAACGTGAAAAAAATAGTCTCAGTTTACATTGGAACCTTCCAGCATCTGTTCTGACACCGATGGAAGGCGCCGTGAAAACCATCCTGATACTGGACGGCCACCCGGACCCGGACAACGAGCACCTTTGTCACGCGCTCGCCAAAGCATACTCAGTTGGCGCGGAGCGGGCGGCACATCGCCCGAAGCTGGTCCGTGTCGCGGATCTTGACTTTCCCATTCTCCGCAAACCATCGGATTTCACCAGCGAGCCGAGCCCGGAAACCATCAGGCCCGTGCGTGACGCCCTGCTGGAAGCAGATCACCTGGTGCTGATCTATCCCCTCTGGCTCGGCACGCTGCCGGCCTATACCAAGGCCTTTCTTGAACAGCTTCTTCACTATGACACCGCATTCGAACGCTCAGTGGGCGACCGCTGGCCAAAAGGCAAGATGCGCGGAAAGTCGGCACGGATCGTCCTGACCACCGGCATGCCCGCCCTTGCCTACAAACTCTGGTATGGCGCACACAGTCTGAAAAGCCTGAAGCGCAATATCCTTGGCTTCGTCGGGTTCAAACCTGTCAGGTCCACGGTCTTCGGCATGGTAGAACACGCCGAACCGGCACAAGTCGGCCGCTGGCTGAAAACGATGGAGAAACTTGGAAGTAGGTCAGCCTGAGTGCGACGGCCGGGAAACGTCTAGAACGGACATCGTGAGTGGAACGTCACCCGTTCACCACCGGTCGGGTGATGCAGCTCGAGGCTCTCTGCATGAAGCGCCAGTCGGCCCGACGCTGCCAACGCCTCCCCCTCGGCATAAAAGCGGTCACCCAGAATCGGATGCCCAAGCGCGAGCATATGCACCCTCAATTGATGTGAGCGACCGGTATGGGGAAAAAGCCTGACGCGTGTCGTCTTGTCGAACCGGCTGATCACCTGCCAGTTCGTGAGCGCCTCCTTGCCGTTTTCGTGGCAGACCATTTGCCTCGGCCGGTTCGGCCAGTCGCAAATCAACGGCAAGTCCACCTCGCCGCTGTCCTCTTTAACCAGTCCCCAGACGTCAGCGATGTAAGTCTTCCTGGTCTTGCGTCGTTCGAATTGCAGACCGAGATGCCGATGCGCACCGGCATTCATCGCGAGCACCATGACGCCGGAAGTGTCCATGTCGAGCCGATGAACAATACGCGCTTGCGGATAAATGCTCTGCGCCCGGGCTTCAAGACAGTCTGAATGCTCCGGAGCCTTGCCGGGCACACTCAGCAATCCACTCGGCTTGCCCACGACCAGCAAATCGCTGTCGGCATGAAGAACCGGCAGGAACGGCTCCTGTGGCGGACTGTAGACAAACGAATCGGGTGCAATCGTGGACATATGATCCGTATCGGATTTACTGGCAAAAACAAAAAGCGCGGCTGTAGGCCGCGCTCTTTCAAAGTGTTTCCACGATCAGTGAACCGTTACCCTTCGCGGGTTAGACGGTGAGGATCGCCAGCACACCGGTCAGCACGAAGATAGCCGTTGGCGGGATCCAACCTGAGTCCCCCAGCGCCAGTCCGATCGCGGACGCCACAAGCGTGGCAATCAGCATCAGCCACCCGAACACAACCGCTGTCGTACCGCCGAAAGCGAACAGGATCAGGCAAAGCACAATGTTGAGAACTGCAATGGTGCCCACTTTGGAGAAGTTGATGAAACCCTCGTAAGTCCGCTCGTGAGAGTCATAGTCCATCGCGGGTGCATTTTCGTCAGACATGAAGTTCCCCAGAAAAAATCACTGTTGGCAGCCTTCATACAATAAAGAACGCCGGTTCGGCAATGAGGCGTATTGCATTATAAGGCCGGTTTGACGCGACTTTTTGCCCGCCTCATGCCAGGGCTGGGCTCGGGGACGGTATTGGGCTCAAAAAGCAGCCTCACGCCGCATGAGATGCGCCGCGAAGTCCTGCTGCCTGTAGAACGTCATCCTGACGGCGCCGAACGGTTGCCGCTTCGAAGGCGTCAATCTGCTCGTTGAACAATTGATAGAAATTCAGCTGGGCGCGCAGATGCAAAAACACGCCGCCAAGGCCGATGGCCGCGCGATCCATGAAGACAAATTCCTGCGGCACGGTGACCGGACCGAGCTGTTTGAGCGCGGAATGGACCTTGAAGGCTTCCTTGCGGCCGTATTCTGCTGCGGATACGCCATCGGCAATTGATCGCACGCGGTCGCTCAACAGCGGCCCATAGATGAAGCGCGCCCAGATATTCAGGACTTCGACGACTTCCTTCTTGAGGTTCTTGAAGCCCCAGCGTTCATAGGCCGACACCACACGGTCATTGTCCTCTTCCAGGAGACCCCGATAGAGGTCAACCACGCCTTCGACAAAGGAATCGGGGAATACACGAATGCAGCCATAGTCGAGCAGATTGATCCCGGCCGGCTGTCCTTCCTGCTCGAACACAGTGTAGTTGCCCAGATGCGGGTCACCATGAATCACGCCGAAATGACTGAACGGATGCCACCACGCATGGAACATGGTCTTCGCGAGATGGTTCCGGTCTTCCTGGCTGTGCTCCTTGTAGTCAAGCAGCGGTTTTCCGGTGAGCCATCCCATTGTCAGCAAGCGACGTGTCGACAATTCGTCAACGACACTCGGCACGCGGACATTGTCATAGTCGGTGAGAATTTCCTGGTAGACCGCGATGTGAGCCGCCTCGCGGGTGTAATCGAGCTCCTCCCGGACCCTTGCGCTGATTTCCTTGGCGATTTCCCGCGTGTCGATCGCAGGGCTCATGCGCCTGTGCAGCGAAAAAAGCATCTGCAGTTGCTTGAGATCGGCCTCAACCGCGGACGCCATGTCGGGGTATTGAAGTTTGCAGGCCAGGACGCGCCCGTCATGCGCCGTTGCCCGGTGCACCTGCCCGAGCGAAGCGGCGGCAGCAGGTTCCCGACCGAATTCTGCGAACCGGCCTTGCCAGTCGGCACCCAGTTCCGCTCGCATGCGCCGCTTGACGAAAGCCCAGCCCATTGGTGGTGCGCTTGCCTGCAGTTTGGCAAGTTCGGTCGTATATTCGGGCGGGAGTGCATCGGGAATAGTCGACAAGAGCTGCGCGACCTTCATCAGCGGCCCTTTCAGCCCACCAAGGGCTTCCGCAAGTTCTGCGGCATTTTTGGCGTTGTCGAGGTTCATGCCGAACAGCCGCGCACCGGCGAATTTCGCCGCAATGCCGCTCATGTTCGTGCCGACCTTGGCATAACGCCCCATTCTGGCACTGAAACGATTGCTTTCACGGTCTTTGGACTGTGCCATTCGGCAAGCTACTCCCTGCGGCAGATCTGAAACTATGCATTCCTGACAGAATTCACTGTCACATCAAATATGAACTACGGCAAAGAAATCCAGCTGGACCAGTCGACAATTCGTCGCCATCCATATTCACATGCGGTGCAGAACCGCGGCAATCTCGTCCCGCGCCTTGGTCAAACCCTTGTAGGTCAACTGGTCGTTACGCAGCGCGAGCAGCTGCGCTCTCAGGTTCGAGGCGATGGCCGCTCGATCTTCCTGGCGGGAGAGAAGAGAAAGCGGGTCGTGGTGGATCTTGATGGTGAAGAGGATGTCGCCGTTTTCAGGCAGCCTGCGCAGGGTCTGCCTTTCAACCCGCAGAAACAGCCTGGCAAATGTCCTGCTGTCGACATCGAAAGGAATTCCTTCGGGCATCGGA encodes:
- a CDS encoding 5-(carboxyamino)imidazole ribonucleotide synthase, which translates into the protein MTTKERLKPGDTIGILGGGQLGRMLAQSAASLGLKTHIFCPDPNSPAFDVSASYTVAPYDDIDALNRFANTVSVVTYEFENVPGPTAAHLDERVPVRPGVRALEVSQDRLFEKEFLSGAGVAIAGYAEVNSQEDLENAVEGFGGAGVLKTRRFGYDGKGQLMIRDNETVPGAYEAIGAVPAVLEELVPFECEVSVIVARTLDGTVRSYDVARNHHENHILKSSTVPAGVSPETVETACRMAEQIVAGLEYVGVMGVEMFLVRDETGERLLVNEVAPRVHNSGHWTQDACLTSQFDQHIRAVAGWSLGSSDRHSDVVMENLIGFDVDAWSDVLNDPAAQLHLYGKAETREGRKMGHVNRIGPKSG
- a CDS encoding MATE family efflux transporter → MAHPASRDPESSKSATLWQSDILPTLSLGMPLAGAQLAQMAINTTDVLMIGRLGAVELAASVLAFNFYMLLWFFGMGVLQAVIPLAARARGQRRPRDLRRAVRMGFWVSVLFSIPVWVVLFFTESILLRLGQEPELAQLAGLYMRVLQWTMLPALLIMAIRGFLTVMERTQVVLWATIAGAVVNAILDYVLIFGHFGFPRLELVGAGIASVFSASTTFLFLLAYSLLHPKLRRYNLLGRIWRSDWPVFFQIVRLGTPIGLTIVAEGSLFTASAIMIGWLGTIPLAAHGIALQIASLTFMVPVGLSMAAMTRVSLAAGRGDHEGIGRAGWTSLGVTTFFMGCFAVLFWTIPETLVGLYLDLNDPEASDVLAYGVSFLLVAALFQLADGGQIIGVNNLRGLGDTTIPLFYALFGYWIVGLSLSLGLGFLAGWGGVGVWIGLAGGLACVALLANFRFARREELGLVRG
- the rpsU gene encoding 30S ribosomal protein S21: MQVLVRDNNVDQALKALKKKMQREGIFREMKLRGHFEKPSEKKAREKAEAVRRARKLARKRAQREGLLPGKSARR
- a CDS encoding tetratricopeptide repeat protein is translated as MRKFLPHATVFSLAALLAACNTSGVYDDVPVNRSAGSSTNIASLTAVIDSNPSDATAYSTRGIAYGQAGKLDQSIEDFNRAIQLNPQSYQTYANRALVLRRQGKTDLAVSDYTRAINIKPDYDVAYVGRGNIYRQQGNYNAALADFNSVIARDSSDARAFYNRGLIYQAQKQDNLAIEDFATAIGLNPKASAPYIARGISYLAINDPDAAFEDLSMAVNLDRESSVAWANRGLALELLGKPQDARRNYSRAMSLDNSNKIAREGLGRVGQG
- a CDS encoding NAD(P)H-dependent oxidoreductase, with translation MKTILILDGHPDPDNEHLCHALAKAYSVGAERAAHRPKLVRVADLDFPILRKPSDFTSEPSPETIRPVRDALLEADHLVLIYPLWLGTLPAYTKAFLEQLLHYDTAFERSVGDRWPKGKMRGKSARIVLTTGMPALAYKLWYGAHSLKSLKRNILGFVGFKPVRSTVFGMVEHAEPAQVGRWLKTMEKLGSRSA
- a CDS encoding pseudouridine synthase yields the protein MSTIAPDSFVYSPPQEPFLPVLHADSDLLVVGKPSGLLSVPGKAPEHSDCLEARAQSIYPQARIVHRLDMDTSGVMVLAMNAGAHRHLGLQFERRKTRKTYIADVWGLVKEDSGEVDLPLICDWPNRPRQMVCHENGKEALTNWQVISRFDKTTRVRLFPHTGRSHQLRVHMLALGHPILGDRFYAEGEALAASGRLALHAESLELHHPTGGERVTFHSRCPF
- a CDS encoding aa3-type cytochrome c oxidase subunit IV is translated as MSDENAPAMDYDSHERTYEGFINFSKVGTIAVLNIVLCLILFAFGGTTAVVFGWLMLIATLVASAIGLALGDSGWIPPTAIFVLTGVLAILTV
- a CDS encoding AarF/ABC1/UbiB kinase family protein, which gives rise to MAQSKDRESNRFSARMGRYAKVGTNMSGIAAKFAGARLFGMNLDNAKNAAELAEALGGLKGPLMKVAQLLSTIPDALPPEYTTELAKLQASAPPMGWAFVKRRMRAELGADWQGRFAEFGREPAAAASLGQVHRATAHDGRVLACKLQYPDMASAVEADLKQLQMLFSLHRRMSPAIDTREIAKEISARVREELDYTREAAHIAVYQEILTDYDNVRVPSVVDELSTRRLLTMGWLTGKPLLDYKEHSQEDRNHLAKTMFHAWWHPFSHFGVIHGDPHLGNYTVFEQEGQPAGINLLDYGCIRVFPDSFVEGVVDLYRGLLEEDNDRVVSAYERWGFKNLKKEVVEVLNIWARFIYGPLLSDRVRSIADGVSAAEYGRKEAFKVHSALKQLGPVTVPQEFVFMDRAAIGLGGVFLHLRAQLNFYQLFNEQIDAFEAATVRRRQDDVLQAAGLRGASHAA